One Leuconostoc mesenteroides subsp. mesenteroides ATCC 8293 genomic window, AGTTTTGTCACAAAAAGTCGCTGATAACAAGTTGGTAGTTGTTGATGCTTTGTCATTTGAAGCACCAAAAACACAAGACTTTAAGAAAGTTTTGGCAAACTTGTCAGCTGATAAAAAGACATTAGTAGTTGTTGATGAAGACAACGAAAACGCAATCTTGTCAGCACGTAACTTGGCTAATGTTCAAGTTATGACAACAAAGGGTATCAACGTGCTTGATGTTGTTAATGCAGATAAGCTGGTGATTGTTCAATCATCAATCGAAGAAATCCAAGGAGGTCTTGCCTAATGGATGCACGCGATATTATCCGTCGCCCTATCATCACCGAAGCTTCAATGGCGCAAACAGAACGTAAGCGTTATGTCTTCGAAGTTGATACGCGCGCAACAAAGCCTGAAATTAAAAAAGCTATCGAAGAAATCTTTGAAGTTAAAGTTTCTGGTTTAAACACAGCGAACGTTCGTGGCAAGAAAAAGCGCCAAGGCCGTTATGTTGGTTACACACGTAAATTAAAGAAGGCAACCGTTACGTTGTCAAAAGATTCAAAAGATATTCAAATCTTTAACGAAGGTTAATCTAAATAGGAGGATAAGACATTGGCTATCAAGAGTTATAAGCCAACTTCTGCCGGACGTCGTAATATGACGACTTCAGATTTCGCTGAAATCACGAAGACAACGCCCGAAAAGAGTTTGTTGGCCAAAAAGTCAAAGACTGGTGCACGTAATGCATCTGGTCGTATGACAGTTCGCCACCATGCTGGTGGACATAAGCAAGCCTACCGTATCGTAGACTTCAAGCGTACTAAAGATGACAAGACAGCTACTGTAAAAGCTATCGAATATGATCCAAATCGTACTGCTAACATTGCTTTGTTAGTATACGAAGATGGTATCAAGTCATATATCTTGGCGCCAAAGGGATTGAAGGTTGGCGACAAAGTTCAATCTGGTCCTGATGCCGACATTAAGCCCGGCAATGCCTTGCCATTGAGTGCTATTCCTGAAGGTACTTTGATTCACAATATCGAATTGAAGCCTGGTAAGGGTGGACAATTGGCTCGTTCAGCTGGTGCATCAGCACAAATTTTGGGACGTGATGGTAAATATATCATCGTTCGTTTGACTTCAGGTGAAGTTCGTTTGGTATTAGCTACAAACCGTGCAACAATCGGTGAAGTTGGTAATGCTGAGCATTCATTGATTAACTGGGGTAAAGCTGGTCGTAACCGTTGGCGTGGAAAGCGTCCACACGTTCGTGGATCAGTTATGAACCCTAACGACCATCCACACGGTGGTGGTGAAGGTAAAGCACCAGTTGGTCGTCCAAGTCCTATGTCACCATGGGGTAAGAAGACTGCCGGTAAGAAGACTCGCGATAAGAAGAAGGCTTCAACAAAGTTTATCGTTCGCGGTCGTAAGAGTAAGTAAGGGAAAGGAGACAACTAATGGCTCGTAGTTTAAAAAAGGGACCATTTGCGGACCCACACTTGCTTAAGAAGATTGAAGCGCAAGTTGATTCTGAAAAGAAATCAGTGATCAAGACTTGGTCACGTCGTTCAACAATCTTCCCAAGCTTCATCGGCTTTACAATTGCCGTTTATGATGGTCGCAAGCACGTTCCAGTTTATGTGCAAGAAGATATGGTCGGACACAAGTTAGGTGAATTCGTACCAACTCGTACGTTCAAGGGACACAAGAACGACGATAAAAAGACTGGTAAATAAGGAGGAAGTGAAAAATGGCTGAACAAGTTACATCAGCTCGTGCGACTGCTAAGATCGTTCGCGTTGCCCCACGTAAGGCACGCTTAGTTCTTGACACTATTCGCCGTAAGAGCGTTAACGAAGCATACGCAATTTTGAAGTTCCTACCTAATACTTCTACTGAAGATATTTACAAGGTTTTGAACTCAGCAGTTGCTAA contains:
- the rplW gene encoding 50S ribosomal protein L23 — protein: MDARDIIRRPIITEASMAQTERKRYVFEVDTRATKPEIKKAIEEIFEVKVSGLNTANVRGKKKRQGRYVGYTRKLKKATVTLSKDSKDIQIFNEG
- the rplB gene encoding 50S ribosomal protein L2: MAIKSYKPTSAGRRNMTTSDFAEITKTTPEKSLLAKKSKTGARNASGRMTVRHHAGGHKQAYRIVDFKRTKDDKTATVKAIEYDPNRTANIALLVYEDGIKSYILAPKGLKVGDKVQSGPDADIKPGNALPLSAIPEGTLIHNIELKPGKGGQLARSAGASAQILGRDGKYIIVRLTSGEVRLVLATNRATIGEVGNAEHSLINWGKAGRNRWRGKRPHVRGSVMNPNDHPHGGGEGKAPVGRPSPMSPWGKKTAGKKTRDKKKASTKFIVRGRKSK
- the rpsS gene encoding 30S ribosomal protein S19 codes for the protein MARSLKKGPFADPHLLKKIEAQVDSEKKSVIKTWSRRSTIFPSFIGFTIAVYDGRKHVPVYVQEDMVGHKLGEFVPTRTFKGHKNDDKKTGK
- the rplV gene encoding 50S ribosomal protein L22, which encodes MAEQVTSARATAKIVRVAPRKARLVLDTIRRKSVNEAYAILKFLPNTSTEDIYKVLNSAVANAENNFSLDREDLIVKEAFANEGPTLKRFRPRAKGSASPINKRTSHLTIVVAEKEAK